The following is a genomic window from Adhaeribacter radiodurans.
ATGATCCAGCTTCTATGCCAAGTGGCACCACACCAGATGGAACTACTCCGGGCGGAACTACGCCAGGTAGTACAACACCAGGCGGTACTACCACACCAGGTGGAACTACTACCCCTGGAGGTACTACTACACCGGGTACAACTCCAGGTCAATAGTAAAATTATCTGAATACTAGGATTTAATAATAAAAAGAGGGCGGAACACTTGTTCTGCCCTCTTTTTTGTTTGTATCAGTTTAAACTATCCTGAAAAAATAAATTATTATTCTGAAAACAATAAAATTCACTTTATTAAATATTGCCCAGTAGTACTTGCTTGGTTTGATAGGTAATCAAAAGAAATTAGGACGCTTACTTGCACGAAGCTTTATCTGAAATGCGGTTTAGCGATTGGGTATAAGTTACAATAGGCGAGTCGTTCATCCGGAAACTAGTTAGCTACGTAGCTAACTAGTTTCCGGATGAACGACTCGATCAATAAGATTTCTCCACTATATCCTAATTCTGACTTTTACTAATACCCAATTGCATTAAGTAATTAGTAAATTCTACCTGGTATAAGAAGCTGTGTAGTATTTGAAATAAGGTCAAGATACGTCTACGTCGCCCTTGGTGGTGTCTTCACCACCCTTACCAGATACCTCCCCAAATACTTCTGGTAAAAACTATAAAGGTGCTATAATGAAATAAATTTAAAAAGGCTAAATAGCTTTTAAGATAGGAATGAGGGAATAATTTACTTTTTCACTTGTGGCGATAAATAAAATAAAGAGATAAGAGTATTAAGGAGGAAGTTTGCAAAACCGAATTTTCCCCTGAATTGTAGTTTGCTTTATTAAACCTAAAAATTCCCAGTGTGGCAGCCAATAGCTTACCTCTTTCAGGCAGGAGGGTTGCTGAGATTTAGAAAATAACACTGCCCAGATAAAACTTTGAAGTTGATTCTAATCTTAAATACTACTACAAACAAAAAACTCACTTACGCATAGTTACTCTTGGTTTACTAAGCTTAAGCTTTACCGGATTTTACCTTACTTGTACGCCTTTCCAGAAAGCAATGTAGTTTTTAATATTTTGAGCGGCTGGTTTCGGCGAAGGATAGTACCAGGCTGCATCTGCATTGCGTTGTCCGTCTACTTCTAAGGTATAGTAAGAGGCTTGGCCTTTCCAGGGGCAGAAAGTATGCGTGTCCGAAGAAACTAAATATTCCGCTTTCACCGATTCACGCGGGAAATAATGATTATTTTCAACGATAATAGTATCGTTGCTTTCGGCTATTACCTGATTATTCCAGAATGCTTTCATGATTAACTTTTGATTAAGCTACAATAGAAAAAATAAAAAAGAATTTACAATAGCCTCGCTTACATTATTACTCTTTATTAGCGGGTTAAAATAACTTTTTGCTGCTGCGGCTGGCGGGCATTTAATTGAATGAAATAAACGCCGGGTGCTACGGTTGAATGAGGCTGCCATTCGCGGGTATACAGTTGATTGGCTTTTATCTGCCCCTGGAACAAAGTACCGATAGCTTGCCCCTTATTATCGTATACTTTTAAGCTAACTTCCTGTGATTCAGGTAAAGTAAAGGAAATAACAATCTTTTCCGCAAACGGGTTAGGATACGCCTTTAACTTTAATTGGTCAGATGCTGTTTCTGTAACAGAAGTAGCTATTCGGGACGCAATTGTGGCTTGTGCTTCTAAAGTACGTCTACGAGCGGGCAATTCGCCGCTGTATGAAAGGCTTACCAACCAATAATCGGTTCCGCCTTGACTAGGCTGGCTTTTATCGCCGCTAATCCCCGAATCGGAACGGCCGGCTATCAAATAGCCGCCTGCCGGAGTAGTTAAAATAGTTCGTAAATCTTCGGCCGCGCTGCCGCCATAGCGTTTATCCCACAATTTAGTACCACTGTTGGAAGTTTTTACTATCCAATAATCACTGCTTCCCTGGCTATTCTGGCTTTTGTCGCCACTAATTCCCGACAAAGATCGGCCTCCTAATAAAAAACCGCCATCCGAAGTAGAGATAATAGCTCGTAGTTCATCGTCGCTGCTGCCGCCAAAGCGCTTATCCCACAACTTAACACCATTAGCCGTAATTTTAAGCATCCAGAAGTCTTTGCCTCCCCGGTTGCTTTCACTTTTATCGCCGCTTATGCCAGAACTACTAAAGCCTGCCAGGTAAAAATCGCCCGCTACTGTTCGGCCAGCCCCAAATAATTGGTCGTCGCCGCTACCCCCAAAGCGTTTATCCCACAGCTTTTGCCCTTTGTTATCAATCCGAACGACCCAATAATCATTATTTCCCCGGCTGGCCTGGGTTTTATCGCCGCTCACTACAGAGTTAGAAGTACCAGCCAGTAAAAAGCCGCCATCTGCCGTTTGGACGAAACTTTCTAAATTATCGTTTAAGTTGCCGCCGTAACGTTTATCCCAAATTTTAGTACCACCAGCGCTAATTTTTACTATCCAATAATCCCGGCCTCCCTGGCTGGCCTGGCTTTTATCGCCCCCTACCGGCGAATCGCTAAAACCAGCTAACAAGTATTCGCCCGTAGAAAGTTGTATTACTTTTCGTAAATCGTCGGTGCCGGTACCACCAAAACGGCGCTCCCATTGTTTAGTGCCGGTATTACTAATTTTAACAATCCAGTAATCCTGGCCGCCTCTACTATTCTGCCCTTTATCGCCGCCGCTGTTAGATAAGGAAGAACCGCCTAATAAATAACCACCATCCAGGGTAGTAATAACCTGGTTGAGATAATCATGATTAGTGCCGCCATAGCGTTTATCCCAAATTTTACGGCCGCTTGCATCAGACTTTACAACCCAGAAATCATTTCCGCCCCAACCATTTTGGGTTTTGTCGCCACTATTCGGGGAAAGGGAATGCCCGCCGAGTAAGTAACCACCATCCGTGGTGTTAACGCCACTCGTAAGGCCATCCGCCTCAGAACCCCCGAAGGCATTGCCCCAGGTGAGCGTTGCCTGTTGTACTTCTTCTTTTACTTTTATTATCCAGAAATCGGTAAATCCTTTGCTGTCTTCACTTTTATCAGAACCAGCATTAGAGTCGGAAGTGCCTCCTATT
Proteins encoded in this region:
- a CDS encoding DUF427 domain-containing protein — its product is MKAFWNNQVIAESNDTIIVENNHYFPRESVKAEYLVSSDTHTFCPWKGQASYYTLEVDGQRNADAAWYYPSPKPAAQNIKNYIAFWKGVQVR
- a CDS encoding T9SS type A sorting domain-containing protein yields the protein MNLTFPRSNPWYLLLWFIIFSGSSFYPPQILAQTKQWDKTFGGFKNYYEDYWGTSSFETMVRTQDGGYLLAGNSDSDIYQDKTAERKGGNDFWLIKISENGTKIWDKSYGGYSNDGLETIVAAPGGGYLLGGFSYSYAGADKSQDSQGGSDYWIVKIDEKGNKVWDKTFGGLDEDVLKAIVPTSDGGYILGGYSRSGKSGDKSEPSRDNSENYLDISDFWLVKINSLGAKVWDKTIGGNGRDNFTSILATTDGGYLLGGASSSIVSGEKSQTFRGSFSNDDYWVVKTDGKGTKLWDKTFGGYNTDVLQSLVNTSDGSYLLGGTSDSDITADKTAGNKGFTDYWIVKINASGGKVWDKTFGGRSTDNLTTLISANGAYVLGGSSASGIGLDKTEANRGDDDYWLVKIGENGGKIWDKTFGGTTGDGGVFGTSYGDFLSAITTTTDGGYLIGGTSDSNAGSDKSEDSKGFTDFWIIKVKEEVQQATLTWGNAFGGSEADGLTSGVNTTDGGYLLGGHSLSPNSGDKTQNGWGGNDFWVVKSDASGRKIWDKRYGGTNHDYLNQVITTLDGGYLLGGSSLSNSGGDKGQNSRGGQDYWIVKISNTGTKQWERRFGGTGTDDLRKVIQLSTGEYLLAGFSDSPVGGDKSQASQGGRDYWIVKISAGGTKIWDKRYGGNLNDNLESFVQTADGGFLLAGTSNSVVSGDKTQASRGNNDYWVVRIDNKGQKLWDKRFGGSGDDQLFGAGRTVAGDFYLAGFSSSGISGDKSESNRGGKDFWMLKITANGVKLWDKRFGGSSDDELRAIISTSDGGFLLGGRSLSGISGDKSQNSQGSSDYWIVKTSNSGTKLWDKRYGGSAAEDLRTILTTPAGGYLIAGRSDSGISGDKSQPSQGGTDYWLVSLSYSGELPARRRTLEAQATIASRIATSVTETASDQLKLKAYPNPFAEKIVISFTLPESQEVSLKVYDNKGQAIGTLFQGQIKANQLYTREWQPHSTVAPGVYFIQLNARQPQQQKVILTR